One Mycolicibacterium crocinum DNA window includes the following coding sequences:
- a CDS encoding sigma-70 family RNA polymerase sigma factor, which translates to MTALVNNDQLLDDFEAERPRLQRIAGRILGDTDAAQDVVQQAWLRLHATDEPIDNLAGWLTTVTSRLCLDRLRARTPVPTESIDIEATAPDPADDVVLADTVGIALQVVLDRLTPAERVAFVLHDSFGVDFDLIASMLDTTPVAARKLASRARGKVRPAPPEDGLADWEVVDAFMTAAREGDFTRLLQLLAPDVMVSADAAAAALGTPAHLEGRDEVATFFNGAAAAAFPVFVEDRPGSAWIHRGEVKVAFDFTIEDGQVRRLQFRAEPGVLAGVRRREGAGERG; encoded by the coding sequence GTGACCGCCTTGGTGAACAACGATCAGCTCCTCGACGACTTCGAGGCCGAGCGACCCCGGCTCCAGCGCATCGCAGGCCGGATCCTGGGCGACACCGACGCAGCTCAAGACGTCGTGCAACAAGCATGGTTGCGACTGCACGCCACCGACGAACCGATCGACAACCTGGCGGGCTGGCTCACCACGGTGACCTCGCGGCTGTGCCTGGACCGGCTGCGGGCACGCACCCCGGTGCCGACCGAGTCGATCGATATCGAGGCCACAGCCCCCGATCCCGCCGACGACGTGGTGCTGGCCGACACGGTCGGCATCGCCCTGCAGGTGGTGCTCGATCGACTGACGCCCGCCGAGCGGGTGGCCTTCGTCTTGCACGACAGCTTCGGGGTGGACTTCGACCTGATCGCCTCGATGCTCGACACGACACCGGTTGCGGCTCGCAAGCTGGCCTCGCGAGCTCGAGGCAAGGTACGCCCGGCCCCGCCCGAGGACGGCCTCGCCGACTGGGAGGTCGTCGACGCCTTCATGACCGCGGCTCGCGAGGGTGATTTCACCCGGCTGCTGCAGCTGCTCGCCCCCGATGTGATGGTGTCCGCCGACGCCGCCGCGGCCGCACTCGGCACGCCGGCCCATCTGGAGGGCCGCGACGAGGTAGCCACCTTCTTCAACGGCGCAGCCGCAGCGGCGTTCCCGGTGTTCGTCGAAGACCGTCCGGGATCCGCCTGGATCCACCGCGGCGAGGTCAAGGTCGCGTTCGACTTCACCATCGAGGACGGGCAGGTGCGCCGCCTCCAGTTCCGTGCCGAGCCCGGCGTGCTCGCCGGTGTCCGACGGCGCGAGGGCGCCGGCGAGCGAGGTTGA